In Salinibacterium sp. ZJ70, one DNA window encodes the following:
- a CDS encoding sensor domain-containing protein, with amino-acid sequence MTAVPAPTTRRRGYGDFWKGLLPELGFLLPQLPVVVIGFTVLLTVFVAGVGMIPIIVGVPIVVLALFIARGFGILEIWRLRGAKFPAITPPRWDRRAPGKGTSDWLKLIAPTIDGHYWLYLLHGLIVNPIVGIVTWTLTIVWLSIGLAGTLSVLALTPLNQDGLGFIVMGWLPDAAAMIGPSAAVPVLTAIGVVFLAALPFVTHGLVWVHHAIAKGMLAAFRSEELREKVADLSASRTAAVAAEGAALRRLERDIHDGPQQRLVRMQMDLAAAERQLDKNPEAARTLIAEARTQSKEALEELRALSRGFAPPILLDRGLVAALESLAVRSPLPVHIENMLPAGYVIPAESARNAYFIAAEALTNVAKHAHAQNAWVRLELHRAPNSEWVEIIVTDDGRGGAAALDGHGLAGIDERVRGLGGAVEVRSPIGGPTHVISRVPVLGVLPMIISG; translated from the coding sequence ATGACCGCAGTTCCCGCTCCCACGACCCGACGCCGAGGCTACGGCGACTTCTGGAAGGGACTCCTGCCCGAGCTCGGGTTCCTGCTGCCCCAGCTGCCTGTCGTCGTGATCGGGTTCACCGTGCTCCTCACGGTCTTCGTGGCGGGCGTCGGCATGATCCCGATCATCGTCGGTGTGCCGATCGTCGTGCTCGCGCTGTTCATCGCGCGCGGGTTCGGCATCCTCGAGATCTGGCGACTGCGCGGTGCGAAGTTCCCGGCTATCACTCCGCCCCGCTGGGACCGCCGCGCCCCCGGCAAGGGCACGAGCGACTGGCTCAAGCTCATCGCCCCCACGATCGACGGTCATTACTGGCTCTACCTGCTGCACGGCCTCATCGTGAACCCCATCGTCGGCATCGTCACGTGGACGCTCACGATCGTGTGGCTCTCGATCGGACTCGCGGGCACCCTCTCCGTGCTCGCCCTCACCCCGCTCAACCAGGACGGCCTCGGGTTCATCGTCATGGGCTGGCTTCCGGATGCCGCCGCCATGATCGGCCCGAGCGCCGCGGTCCCCGTGCTCACCGCGATCGGCGTCGTCTTCCTCGCGGCCCTCCCATTCGTCACTCACGGGCTCGTGTGGGTGCACCACGCGATCGCCAAGGGCATGCTCGCCGCTTTCCGCTCCGAAGAGCTGCGCGAGAAGGTCGCCGACCTCTCCGCCTCCCGCACCGCCGCCGTCGCCGCCGAAGGCGCCGCCCTCCGCCGCCTCGAGCGCGACATCCACGACGGCCCGCAGCAGCGCCTGGTGCGCATGCAGATGGACCTCGCTGCCGCCGAACGTCAGCTCGACAAGAATCCGGAGGCCGCGCGCACCCTCATCGCCGAAGCGCGCACCCAGTCCAAGGAGGCGCTCGAGGAGCTCCGCGCCCTCTCGCGCGGGTTCGCGCCCCCCATCCTGCTCGACCGCGGACTCGTCGCCGCGCTCGAATCGCTCGCCGTGCGCTCGCCGCTGCCCGTGCACATCGAGAACATGCTGCCTGCGGGGTACGTGATCCCGGCTGAGTCGGCGCGCAACGCGTACTTCATCGCAGCGGAAGCGCTCACGAACGTCGCCAAGCACGCCCACGCGCAGAACGCCTGGGTGCGCCTCGAACTGCACCGCGCCCCCAATTCCGAGTGGGTCGAGATCATCGTCACCGACGACGGGCGCGGGGGAGCGGCCGCTCTCGACGGCCACGGACTCGCCGGCATCGACGAGCGCGTGCGCGGACTCGGCGGCGCCGTCGAGGTGCGCAGCCCGATCGGGGGCCCGACGCACGTCATCAGCCGCGTGCCCGTGCTGGGCGTGCTGCCCATGATCATCTCAGGGTGA
- a CDS encoding response regulator transcription factor has protein sequence MADDSVLLREGLVRVLEEAGHEVVGAYGDAVELLAHVNDLAPELAVLDVRMPPTYRDEGVRAAIRLRTERPGMGILLLSQYVEVAYAQELLGSGGGGVGYLLKDRVASLDELTDAVDRIASGGTVLDPEVVAQLIGRRNDPLSSLTPREREVLQLMAEGRSNAAIAKDLFIGVGAVEKNVTSIFTKLGLEDSGTDHRRVLAVIAWLQR, from the coding sequence GTGGCAGACGATTCCGTGCTTCTGCGCGAAGGGCTCGTGCGCGTGCTCGAGGAGGCGGGGCATGAGGTCGTCGGCGCGTACGGCGATGCCGTCGAGCTGCTCGCCCACGTGAACGACCTGGCCCCCGAGCTCGCGGTGCTCGACGTGCGAATGCCGCCCACCTACCGCGACGAGGGTGTGCGCGCCGCGATCCGTCTGCGCACCGAGCGTCCAGGGATGGGGATCCTTCTGCTGTCGCAGTACGTGGAGGTCGCCTACGCCCAGGAGCTGCTCGGATCGGGCGGCGGGGGAGTCGGCTACCTCCTGAAGGACCGCGTCGCCTCGCTCGACGAGCTCACCGACGCCGTCGACCGCATCGCGTCGGGAGGCACCGTGCTCGATCCCGAGGTCGTCGCGCAGCTCATCGGGCGGCGCAACGACCCGCTGTCATCGCTCACCCCGCGTGAGCGTGAGGTGCTGCAGCTCATGGCGGAGGGGCGCAGCAACGCCGCGATCGCCAAGGACCTGTTCATCGGCGTCGGGGCGGTCGAGAAGAACGTCACCTCGATCTTCACCAAGCTCGGTCTTGAAGACTCGGGCACCGATCACCGCCGCGTGCTCGCGGTGATCGCGTGGCTGCAACGCTGA
- a CDS encoding DUF2510 domain-containing protein, which translates to MNIVTPSSAGAPAGWYRDPLGIPQLRWWNGVAWTNHIQENRPEIHSSTAESVRAWRTSVA; encoded by the coding sequence ATGAACATCGTCACCCCCTCATCGGCGGGCGCCCCCGCCGGCTGGTACCGCGATCCGCTCGGCATCCCCCAGCTGCGCTGGTGGAATGGCGTCGCCTGGACCAACCACATCCAGGAGAACCGCCCCGAGATCCACAGTTCGACAGCAGAATCCGTCCGCGCCTGGCGGACATCCGTCGCCTGA
- a CDS encoding cold-shock protein, with translation MTTGTVKWFNAEKGFGFIAPDDGSADLFAHYSAIVGSGHRSLDDGQRVSFDVVPGQKGMQASNIAAA, from the coding sequence ATGACCACCGGAACTGTGAAGTGGTTCAACGCTGAAAAGGGCTTTGGATTCATCGCCCCCGATGACGGCAGCGCCGACCTCTTCGCGCACTACTCGGCAATCGTCGGGTCCGGCCACCGCAGCCTCGACGACGGCCAGCGGGTTTCGTTCGACGTCGTGCCTGGCCAAAAGGGCATGCAGGCATCGAACATCGCCGCGGCGTAA
- a CDS encoding acyl-CoA desaturase, translating into MRTTTPRNGATVDPARAFTTVSKQIKEAGLLKRSQLFYFLLLGGLALALGGVITGFILLGDSWFQLLMAGALGIIVTQIAFIGHEASHRQVLSSGPANDRLGRLLITLGAGMSYQWWMTKHTRHHANPNRIGKDPDIEVDTIAFHPESAASQRGLLAWVTRRQGWLFYPLMAFEGLNLHYHSIRSLLRRGPVEGRWFELSMITLRFAVYLGVLFTFLPLGMAFAFLGVQMAVFGFYLGTAFAVNHIGMPIVPADEKLDFFAKQVHTSRNISGGWVASSIFGGLNYQIEHHLFPNMARPQLPKARLLVREYCRANNIRYTEMNMFRANVHVVQYMHKVGLAARDPFVCHLLAQYRRA; encoded by the coding sequence ATCCGGACCACGACGCCTCGCAACGGCGCGACAGTCGACCCGGCCCGTGCCTTCACCACGGTCTCCAAGCAGATCAAGGAAGCCGGACTGCTCAAGCGCAGCCAGCTCTTCTACTTCCTCCTCCTCGGCGGCCTCGCGCTCGCCCTCGGCGGAGTCATCACGGGCTTCATCCTGCTCGGTGACAGCTGGTTCCAGCTGCTCATGGCGGGCGCCCTCGGCATCATCGTCACCCAGATCGCCTTCATCGGCCACGAAGCCTCGCACCGCCAGGTGCTGAGCTCGGGCCCCGCCAACGACCGTCTCGGCCGCCTCCTCATCACCCTTGGCGCCGGCATGAGCTACCAGTGGTGGATGACGAAGCACACCCGTCACCACGCCAACCCGAACCGCATCGGCAAAGACCCCGACATCGAGGTCGACACCATCGCGTTCCACCCCGAGTCCGCCGCTTCCCAGCGCGGTCTGCTCGCCTGGGTCACGCGTCGCCAGGGCTGGCTCTTCTACCCGCTGATGGCCTTCGAGGGCCTGAACCTGCACTACCACTCGATCCGCTCGCTCCTGCGCCGCGGACCCGTCGAGGGTCGCTGGTTCGAGCTGTCGATGATCACCCTGCGCTTCGCCGTCTACCTCGGCGTGCTCTTCACGTTCCTGCCGCTCGGCATGGCGTTCGCGTTCCTCGGCGTGCAGATGGCCGTCTTCGGCTTCTACCTCGGCACCGCTTTCGCGGTGAACCACATCGGCATGCCGATCGTTCCCGCCGACGAGAAGCTCGACTTCTTCGCCAAGCAGGTGCACACCTCGCGCAACATCAGCGGCGGATGGGTGGCGTCGAGCATCTTCGGCGGACTCAACTACCAGATCGAGCACCACCTCTTCCCGAACATGGCCCGGCCGCAGCTCCCGAAGGCGCGCCTGCTGGTGCGTGAGTACTGCCGTGCGAACAACATCCGCTACACCGAGATGAACATGTTCCGCGCTAATGTCCACGTCGTGCAGTACATGCACAAGGTCGGCCTCGCGGCACGCGATCCCTTCGTCTGCCACCTGCTGGCGCAGTACCGCCGCGCCTGA
- a CDS encoding MFS transporter, protein MLDGTIVAIALPQAQQQLGMGDGERQWVITAYTLAFGALLLIGGRIADYWGRKRTFMVGMVGFGIASVWGGLAQTGLELILARGVQGAFAALLAPAALSMVTVLFAHGRERNIAFAIWGLVAGTGAAIGLLLGGLLTEFADWRWCLLVNIFFVAIGLIGGWLLLDESTTEGDNRYDIVGTILITAGLGALVYGFTLAEHGWGSLDTIGFITLGVVLIVVFGWSQTRIAQPLLPLRVILHKVRGGALIVQAITGATMLGAMLYTNFYMQIVLGMSPLWTGVGNVVMTVAIVLMTPVSTKILGRFGPRWLMVAGPAIVAVGLFMFAGVQADGSYWTHALPGFVVMGIGLSGIFVPLQNLALAGVEPRDAGVASGVVNSVFHVGGALGLAVFTVAYTSVSSNALGEGATTLVAFTSGYSAAFVIAGVAMLLAALTALALIRGTKEQLLPSVEAVPAGH, encoded by the coding sequence GTGCTCGACGGCACGATCGTCGCCATCGCGCTGCCCCAAGCCCAGCAGCAGCTCGGCATGGGCGACGGCGAGCGCCAGTGGGTCATCACGGCCTACACGCTCGCCTTCGGCGCGCTCCTGCTGATCGGCGGCCGCATCGCCGACTACTGGGGCCGCAAGCGCACCTTCATGGTGGGCATGGTCGGATTCGGCATCGCCTCGGTCTGGGGCGGCCTCGCACAGACGGGGCTCGAGCTCATCCTCGCCCGCGGAGTGCAGGGCGCCTTCGCCGCGCTCCTCGCGCCTGCCGCGCTGTCGATGGTGACTGTGCTGTTCGCACACGGACGCGAGCGCAACATCGCCTTCGCCATCTGGGGTCTCGTCGCGGGAACCGGAGCCGCAATCGGCCTGCTGCTCGGGGGACTGCTCACCGAGTTCGCCGACTGGCGCTGGTGCCTGCTCGTCAACATCTTCTTCGTCGCCATCGGTCTCATCGGCGGGTGGCTGCTGCTCGACGAGTCGACGACCGAAGGCGACAACCGCTACGACATCGTCGGCACGATCCTCATCACCGCCGGCCTCGGCGCACTCGTCTACGGCTTCACCCTCGCCGAGCACGGCTGGGGCTCGCTCGACACCATCGGCTTCATCACCCTCGGTGTCGTGCTGATCGTGGTCTTCGGATGGAGCCAGACGCGAATCGCGCAGCCGCTGCTTCCGCTGCGGGTCATCCTCCACAAGGTGCGCGGAGGCGCCCTCATCGTGCAGGCGATCACGGGCGCCACGATGCTCGGAGCCATGCTCTACACGAACTTCTACATGCAGATCGTGCTCGGCATGAGCCCGCTGTGGACGGGTGTCGGCAACGTCGTGATGACGGTCGCGATCGTGCTCATGACCCCGGTGAGCACCAAGATCCTCGGACGCTTCGGCCCGCGCTGGCTCATGGTCGCCGGCCCCGCGATCGTGGCGGTCGGGCTCTTCATGTTCGCGGGTGTGCAGGCCGACGGCAGCTACTGGACGCACGCGCTGCCCGGGTTCGTCGTCATGGGAATCGGCTTGTCGGGAATCTTCGTGCCGCTGCAGAACCTCGCTCTCGCTGGCGTCGAGCCTCGCGATGCGGGTGTCGCATCCGGTGTCGTCAACTCCGTCTTCCATGTCGGTGGGGCGCTGGGCCTTGCCGTGTTCACCGTCGCCTACACCTCGGTGTCGTCGAATGCCCTCGGCGAAGGCGCCACGACGCTCGTCGCGTTCACGAGCGGCTACTCGGCGGCATTCGTGATCGCAGGCGTCGCGATGCTGCTCGCCGCCCTCACCGCGTTGGCCCTCATCCGCGGCACGAAGGAGCAGCTGCTGCCCTCGGTCGAAGCGGTGCCCGCTGGCCACTGA
- the tig gene encoding trigger factor, with the protein MVTTTVEKLSATRAKLTITVTPEELKPSIDHAYEHIAEQVNIPGFRKGKVPPAIINQRVGRAEVLNHAVSESLERYYREAANEEKLRPLGRPEADVVTWPSEKDFSGDLVFTVEVDVRPEFEIPKYDGLKVEVETAKVGPDEVEAELENLRSRFGTLVTVDRPAKKGDFVQLDLVATIGGTEIDTASNISYELGSGELIDGIDDAIETLTAGESTTFESELVGGDHQGEKAQIAVTVNAVKERELPEADDEFAQIASQFDTIGELRKDVKEQLEKSAEFGQAVAARDKLVEILVEKAEIPVPQGLIDDEVNRHLENEGRLEDDEHRAEVAAESEVVFKRQLLLDAIAEAEEVKVSQNELTSYLIQASQQYGMEPGEFIQALGQSGQIPAMVGEVARSKAVAVALSKATVVDEKGKAVDVSALTVPLLGDGSDDSEIIEESDLVGTPEHDDHEGHNH; encoded by the coding sequence ATGGTCACGACGACCGTCGAGAAGCTCTCGGCCACGCGCGCCAAGCTCACCATCACGGTGACCCCCGAAGAGCTCAAGCCCTCGATCGATCACGCTTACGAGCACATCGCCGAGCAGGTCAACATCCCCGGCTTCCGCAAGGGCAAGGTGCCGCCCGCGATCATCAACCAGCGCGTCGGCCGCGCCGAGGTGCTCAACCACGCCGTCTCCGAGAGCCTGGAGCGCTACTACCGCGAGGCCGCCAACGAGGAGAAGCTGCGTCCCCTCGGACGCCCCGAGGCCGACGTCGTGACGTGGCCCAGCGAGAAGGACTTCTCGGGCGACCTCGTCTTCACCGTCGAGGTGGACGTGCGTCCCGAGTTCGAGATCCCGAAGTACGACGGCCTCAAGGTCGAGGTCGAGACGGCGAAGGTCGGACCCGATGAGGTCGAGGCCGAGCTCGAGAACCTGCGCAGCCGCTTCGGCACGCTCGTGACCGTCGACCGCCCCGCCAAGAAGGGCGACTTCGTGCAGCTCGACCTCGTCGCCACGATCGGCGGCACCGAGATCGACACCGCGAGCAACATCTCGTACGAGCTCGGCTCTGGCGAGCTCATCGACGGCATCGACGACGCCATCGAGACCCTCACGGCCGGCGAGTCGACGACGTTCGAGTCGGAGCTCGTGGGCGGCGACCACCAGGGTGAGAAGGCGCAGATCGCCGTCACCGTCAACGCCGTCAAGGAGCGCGAGCTTCCCGAGGCCGACGACGAGTTCGCCCAGATCGCGTCGCAGTTCGACACCATCGGCGAGCTCCGCAAGGACGTCAAGGAGCAGCTCGAGAAGTCGGCCGAGTTCGGCCAGGCAGTCGCCGCGCGCGACAAGCTCGTGGAGATTCTCGTCGAGAAGGCCGAGATCCCCGTTCCCCAGGGCCTCATCGACGACGAGGTGAACCGTCACCTCGAGAACGAGGGTCGCCTCGAGGACGACGAGCACCGTGCCGAGGTCGCCGCCGAGTCGGAGGTCGTCTTCAAGCGCCAGCTCCTCCTCGACGCGATCGCCGAGGCCGAAGAGGTCAAGGTGAGCCAGAACGAGCTCACGTCGTACCTCATCCAGGCTTCGCAGCAGTACGGCATGGAGCCGGGCGAGTTCATCCAGGCTCTCGGCCAGTCGGGCCAGATCCCCGCCATGGTCGGCGAGGTCGCACGCTCGAAGGCTGTCGCCGTGGCGCTGTCGAAGGCCACGGTCGTCGACGAGAAGGGCAAGGCCGTCGACGTCTCCGCCCTCACTGTGCCGCTGCTCGGCGATGGCTCGGATGACTCCGAGATCATCGAGGAGTCGGACCTCGTCGGCACCCCGGAGCACGACGACCACGAGGGTCACAACCACTGA
- a CDS encoding DUF1697 domain-containing protein, with the protein MRYAILLRGVNVGGATMKMAGLRDVLTRAGFADVATVLASGNALVTSGDAASEVKTRVDDALRSHYGYEPHVHIVDLDALRAIADAYPFERGRDGWHDYVLFAPEAAVRAEILRVDLDPALERAAEGAGVVYWTVPKGETLGSRLGALIGKPALKPHLTSRNLNTVEKLLR; encoded by the coding sequence ATGCGGTACGCGATCCTGCTGCGCGGCGTGAATGTCGGCGGCGCCACCATGAAGATGGCCGGGCTGCGTGACGTCCTCACGAGGGCGGGGTTCGCGGATGTCGCGACGGTGCTCGCATCCGGGAACGCGCTCGTCACGAGCGGCGACGCGGCATCCGAGGTGAAGACCCGCGTCGACGACGCGCTGCGCTCCCACTACGGCTACGAGCCGCACGTGCACATCGTCGACCTCGACGCGCTGCGGGCGATCGCCGACGCGTACCCCTTCGAGCGCGGCCGCGACGGCTGGCACGACTATGTGCTGTTCGCACCGGAAGCGGCGGTGCGCGCCGAGATCCTGCGCGTCGACCTCGATCCCGCGCTCGAGCGCGCAGCGGAGGGCGCGGGCGTCGTCTACTGGACGGTGCCGAAGGGCGAGACCCTCGGCTCGCGGCTCGGCGCGCTGATCGGCAAGCCGGCGCTCAAGCCGCACCTCACGAGCCGCAACCTCAACACGGTCGAGAAGCTGCTGCGCTGA
- a CDS encoding tetratricopeptide repeat protein → MDWREQIAAVWAEADELGDVELVRRIDEIAADHPDDPVALFERGGARDATDDQAGAEQFYRAALEAGLPDAERAQCVIQLASTVRNLGRPEESLELLRDEFAGRPDDDPLADAAVAFAALALVDAGRPREAVVALLHTLAPHLPRYTGSVRSYADDLLEG, encoded by the coding sequence ATGGACTGGCGGGAGCAGATCGCAGCCGTATGGGCCGAGGCGGATGAGCTCGGCGACGTGGAGCTGGTGCGGCGGATCGACGAGATCGCAGCCGACCATCCCGATGACCCGGTCGCGCTGTTCGAGCGCGGCGGAGCGCGCGATGCGACCGACGATCAGGCGGGCGCCGAGCAGTTCTACCGCGCCGCGCTCGAGGCGGGGCTTCCGGATGCCGAGCGGGCGCAGTGCGTCATCCAGCTCGCGAGCACGGTGCGCAACCTCGGCAGGCCGGAGGAGTCGCTCGAGCTGCTGCGCGATGAGTTCGCCGGGCGGCCGGATGATGACCCGCTCGCGGACGCCGCGGTCGCCTTCGCGGCGCTCGCCCTCGTCGATGCCGGGCGCCCGCGCGAGGCCGTCGTGGCCCTCCTGCACACGCTCGCTCCGCACCTCCCCCGCTACACGGGCTCCGTGCGCTCCTACGCCGACGACCTGCTCGAGGGCTGA
- a CDS encoding ATP-dependent Clp protease proteolytic subunit: MAEPAFAPSVFDRLLKDRIIWLGSEVRDENANEIAAKLLLLAAEDPEKDIYLYINSPGGSITAGMAIYDTMQFIPNDVVTVGIGMAASMGQLLLTAGTKGKRYITPNARVLLHQPHGGFGGTASDIQTQAALINDMKQRLAAITAAATGKSIEQVNADGDRDRWFTAEEALEYGFVDHIRSSATDVVGGAGTEQN; the protein is encoded by the coding sequence ATGGCTGAACCGGCATTCGCGCCGAGCGTCTTCGACCGTCTCCTGAAGGACCGCATCATCTGGCTCGGCTCGGAGGTGCGCGATGAGAACGCGAACGAGATCGCGGCCAAGCTGCTTCTCCTCGCTGCCGAGGACCCTGAGAAGGACATCTACCTCTACATCAACAGCCCCGGCGGTTCGATCACCGCGGGTATGGCGATCTACGACACGATGCAGTTCATCCCGAACGACGTCGTCACGGTCGGCATCGGCATGGCGGCCTCCATGGGTCAGCTCCTGCTCACGGCGGGCACCAAGGGCAAGCGCTACATCACCCCCAACGCGCGCGTTCTCCTGCACCAGCCGCACGGCGGATTCGGCGGCACGGCCTCCGACATCCAGACGCAGGCCGCGCTCATCAACGACATGAAGCAGCGCCTCGCCGCGATCACGGCCGCCGCAACCGGCAAGTCGATCGAGCAGGTCAACGCCGACGGTGACCGCGACCGCTGGTTCACCGCGGAAGAGGCCCTCGAGTACGGCTTCGTCGACCACATCCGCTCCTCGGCCACGGATGTCGTGGGCGGCGCGGGCACGGAACAGAACTAA
- a CDS encoding ATP-dependent Clp protease proteolytic subunit: protein MLDRMPSSRALPYGAPESRYILPTFEERTAYGFKRQDPYAKLFEDRIIFLGVQVDDASADDVMAQLLVLESQDPDRDIVMYINSPGGSFTAMTAIYDTMQYIRPQIQTVVLGQAASAAAVILAAGTPGKRLALPNARVLIHQPSVGEAGRGQASDIEIQAKEILRLRTWLEETMSRHSNKTVEQVHTDIERDRILTAPEALEYGLIDQVLTSRKSLPALTKA from the coding sequence ATGCTCGACCGCATGCCCTCATCGCGCGCTCTGCCCTACGGCGCGCCTGAGTCGCGCTACATCCTCCCCACGTTCGAGGAGCGCACGGCCTACGGCTTCAAGCGCCAGGACCCGTACGCGAAGCTCTTCGAGGACCGCATCATCTTCCTCGGTGTGCAGGTCGACGACGCCTCGGCGGATGACGTCATGGCGCAGCTGCTCGTGCTCGAGTCGCAGGACCCGGACCGCGACATCGTCATGTACATCAACAGCCCCGGTGGCTCGTTCACGGCCATGACGGCGATCTACGACACGATGCAGTACATCCGCCCGCAGATCCAGACGGTCGTCCTCGGCCAGGCAGCCTCGGCTGCCGCGGTGATCCTCGCGGCGGGCACGCCCGGCAAGCGCCTCGCGCTGCCGAACGCGCGCGTGCTCATCCACCAGCCTTCGGTCGGCGAAGCCGGACGCGGTCAGGCGTCGGACATCGAGATCCAGGCGAAGGAGATCCTGCGCCTGCGCACGTGGCTCGAGGAGACCATGTCGCGCCACTCGAACAAGACGGTGGAGCAGGTGCACACCGACATCGAGCGCGACCGCATCCTCACGGCGCCGGAGGCGCTCGAGTACGGCCTCATCGACCAGGTGCTGACGAGCCGCAAGTCGCTCCCGGCACTCACGAAGGCCTGA
- a CDS encoding copper resistance CopC family protein, with translation MSRAHRSRLAGASVAVLAAVALAATASAPAWAHSQLVASTPSEGETLTELPRDFSVTLNERVLTEAGTSAFALRVSDASGQYYGTGCLDILDTTVSTPAALGTAGSYTLEWQVVSADGHTVGGAIPFEWAPTGEFEPATGSAEAPRCGDDAPAATDESGETHHEADAAPIAVGDVLWIVGAVLIIAVGVTVALLATRRRPTD, from the coding sequence ATGTCGCGCGCACACCGGTCGCGTCTCGCAGGCGCGAGCGTGGCGGTGCTCGCCGCGGTCGCGCTCGCGGCGACGGCGTCCGCTCCCGCGTGGGCGCACAGCCAGCTCGTCGCATCCACCCCGAGCGAAGGCGAGACGCTCACCGAGCTTCCGCGTGACTTCTCGGTGACGCTCAACGAACGCGTGCTGACCGAGGCGGGCACCTCCGCGTTCGCGCTGCGCGTGTCGGATGCGTCGGGCCAGTACTACGGCACGGGCTGCCTCGACATCCTCGACACGACCGTGAGCACCCCCGCAGCCCTCGGCACAGCCGGCAGCTACACGCTCGAATGGCAGGTCGTCTCGGCCGACGGGCACACCGTGGGGGGCGCGATCCCGTTCGAGTGGGCGCCGACAGGTGAATTCGAGCCCGCCACCGGCTCGGCCGAGGCGCCGCGGTGCGGCGACGACGCGCCAGCGGCCACCGACGAATCCGGGGAAACCCACCATGAGGCGGATGCCGCACCCATCGCGGTCGGCGACGTGCTGTGGATCGTGGGTGCGGTGCTCATCATCGCCGTCGGTGTGACCGTCGCGCTCCTCGCGACACGGCGTCGCCCGACGGACTGA
- a CDS encoding YcnI family protein, whose amino-acid sequence MTTTRTLAASATALGGALALALIPAAGASAHVTASATSTAAGSHTVVTFSVPHGCEGSPTLVVDIDIPDTIASVTPTINPNWTVTKNMVDDRVDSVTYTAIGAGLADGYRDAFELSLQLPDGEAGDAVEFPVTQTCAEGTETWEGDEVPTVILSEATGAGHDHDHGAAAEHADEATASASTGSETGGDDLVARIIAITGVLVGVIGLIVGVTARRTQKAG is encoded by the coding sequence ATGACCACGACCCGCACCCTCGCCGCATCCGCCACCGCCCTCGGCGGTGCGCTCGCCCTGGCTCTCATCCCCGCCGCCGGCGCGAGCGCTCACGTCACCGCGAGCGCGACCAGCACTGCGGCAGGCTCCCACACCGTCGTCACCTTCAGCGTTCCGCACGGGTGCGAAGGCTCCCCCACCCTCGTCGTCGACATCGACATCCCCGACACGATCGCCTCGGTCACGCCCACCATCAACCCCAACTGGACCGTGACGAAGAACATGGTCGACGACCGCGTCGACAGCGTCACCTACACGGCGATCGGCGCGGGCCTCGCAGACGGCTACCGCGACGCGTTCGAGCTCTCGCTGCAGCTGCCCGACGGCGAAGCCGGCGACGCCGTCGAGTTCCCCGTCACCCAGACCTGCGCGGAGGGCACCGAGACCTGGGAGGGCGACGAGGTGCCCACCGTGATCCTCAGCGAAGCGACGGGCGCCGGACACGACCACGACCACGGAGCTGCGGCGGAGCACGCCGACGAGGCCACGGCGAGCGCATCGACCGGATCCGAGACGGGCGGCGATGACCTCGTGGCGCGCATCATCGCGATCACCGGCGTGCTCGTGGGCGTCATCGGCCTCATCGTCGGTGTGACGGCACGCCGCACACAGAAGGCCGGATGA